Proteins encoded together in one Anaerotignum propionicum DSM 1682 window:
- a CDS encoding recombinase family protein, which yields MKTIAIYLRLSNEDINEGESNSISNQRDLLINYISTNKDLQDYEVLEFIDDGYSGATFDRPALNKLLKLTGKTIDVVMVKDFSRFGRNLIEVGNYIDQVFPFLGVRFIAVNEDYDSKDYKGSTASIDVGLKALIYEMYSRDISQKIRAVQKSKFQKGEYLCTLPLYGYMRSEIEKNKLIPSPETAPIVKRIFELACEGKTPTQIAVIFNTEGVPSPYMYHKEKGTDKMRGWKLSSENTIWTNAIVHRYLSDERYTGKQISRKRTKIDINTKKTMLLPRSEWIICEDAHEPIVSRDVWKQAQLVMKPYRPKPYTIADYNLFKGLLKCEHCGRTLTFFKNIKEPCYRCATRRFVTFCECKDVRINEQQLKDFVLSEMQRKIRLFIFEDIKNGKSDKSSFQVEIECIEKQIRQLDCKKTLLFESLADGKLLKEDFKEKTAELSQKKTDFEHEKTALLQKLNDTYVVKDNAAKHLGKYAGVQELTQQLVAELIQTIKVFPDNSLEIVWNFKDCIKD from the coding sequence ATGAAAACCATTGCGATATATCTCAGACTATCAAATGAAGATATAAATGAAGGGGAAAGTAACAGCATTTCTAATCAAAGGGATTTGCTTATAAACTACATTTCCACAAATAAAGACCTACAAGACTATGAAGTTTTGGAGTTTATTGATGATGGATATAGCGGAGCAACTTTTGACCGCCCTGCACTGAATAAACTGCTAAAGTTGACTGGTAAAACAATTGATGTCGTAATGGTCAAAGACTTTTCCAGATTTGGTAGAAACCTTATTGAAGTTGGAAATTATATTGATCAAGTATTTCCCTTTTTAGGCGTGCGATTTATTGCAGTCAATGAAGATTACGACAGTAAAGACTATAAAGGTAGTACCGCAAGCATTGATGTAGGGCTAAAGGCTTTGATTTATGAAATGTATAGCCGAGATATTTCCCAGAAAATACGAGCAGTGCAGAAATCTAAGTTTCAAAAAGGTGAATATCTTTGTACTTTGCCATTGTATGGTTATATGCGTTCGGAAATCGAGAAAAACAAGTTAATACCAAGTCCCGAAACCGCGCCTATTGTGAAACGAATATTTGAGCTTGCTTGTGAAGGGAAAACACCAACGCAAATTGCTGTGATTTTTAATACCGAAGGTGTGCCTTCTCCTTATATGTACCATAAAGAAAAAGGTACAGACAAAATGAGAGGGTGGAAATTAAGCAGCGAAAACACTATTTGGACGAATGCCATTGTTCATCGTTACCTTAGCGATGAGCGATATACAGGTAAACAAATAAGTCGCAAACGTACGAAGATTGATATTAACACAAAGAAAACTATGCTTCTTCCCAGAAGTGAATGGATAATCTGTGAAGATGCTCATGAGCCAATTGTTTCAAGAGATGTATGGAAGCAAGCACAGCTGGTCATGAAACCATATAGGCCTAAGCCATATACAATCGCAGACTATAACCTGTTTAAAGGATTATTAAAATGTGAGCATTGTGGGCGAACGCTTACTTTTTTCAAAAACATAAAAGAACCTTGTTATCGTTGCGCAACAAGAAGGTTTGTTACTTTTTGTGAGTGTAAAGATGTTCGTATCAATGAACAACAGCTAAAGGATTTTGTTCTGTCTGAAATGCAAAGGAAAATTAGATTATTTATTTTTGAGGATATTAAGAATGGTAAATCCGATAAAAGCAGTTTTCAAGTTGAAATTGAATGCATAGAAAAACAGATAAGACAGCTTGATTGTAAAAAGACTTTACTCTTTGAGAGTTTGGCAGATGGCAAGTTGTTAAAAGAAGATTTCAAAGAAAAAACGGCGGAGTTATCTCAAAAGAAAACAGATTTTGAACATGAGAAAACAGCGTTACTTCAAAAACTAAATGATACTTACGTAGTTAAGGATAATGCAGCAAAACATTTAGGCAAATATGCAGGAGTGCAGGAACTTACCCAACAGCTTGTAGCAGAGTTGATTCAAACAATAAAGGTTTTTCCCGATAATAGCCTTGAAATTGTTTGGAACTTTAAAGACTGTATAAAAGATTAA
- a CDS encoding IS3 family transposase (programmed frameshift), producing MTHKSGNRYPEEFKQQIVDLYHAGTSVTKLASEYGLIEQTIYKWIKLYSPIVEDDNGATVSMKKYKELQKKMAQLEMENEILKKGYSHIRKKTIDEIVAFIKEHQTQYPINVMCKVLKICRSTYYKRLRWVPSLRELDCQKLDKEIQTIYYDSKKRYGAPKIQKVLISNGNRVSLKRVQRHMTVLGLRSIVVKKYRHYPSNQQVIERENILKQDFSSTGINQKWCTDITYIHTLKDGWTYLASVMDFYSKKIIGWAYGTSMTAELALRAVENACMNTSKPTGIILHSDLGTQYTSDLFEKYLLKHGIRHSFSRKGCPYDNACIESFHSLLKKEEVHQKTYIDSKDAFTAIFEYIESWYNRKRIHSSLNYQTPDAVYQAAIGMV from the exons ATGACCCACAAATCAGGTAACAGGTACCCAGAAGAATTCAAACAACAAATCGTTGATCTTTATCATGCCGGCACATCAGTTACAAAGCTTGCAAGTGAATATGGCTTAATCGAGCAGACTATTTACAAATGGATTAAACTTTATTCTCCAATTGTCGAGGACGATAATGGAGCCACAGTTTCTATGAAAAAGTATAAAGAACTCCAGAAAAAGATGGCTCAACTTGAAATGGAGAATGAAATATTAAAAAAAG GCTACAGCCATATTCGCAAAAAAACTATAGACGAAATTGTTGCCTTCATAAAAGAACATCAAACTCAGTATCCTATCAATGTCATGTGTAAGGTGCTTAAGATTTGTCGCAGCACTTATTACAAACGCTTGCGTTGGGTACCATCCCTACGAGAACTGGACTGTCAGAAACTCGATAAAGAAATCCAAACAATATACTATGATAGTAAAAAACGTTATGGCGCACCTAAAATTCAAAAGGTACTGATTTCTAATGGCAACCGTGTCAGTTTAAAACGTGTACAAAGACACATGACAGTTCTTGGATTGCGTTCTATTGTGGTTAAGAAATACCGTCATTATCCCAGCAACCAGCAAGTTATTGAACGAGAAAATATATTAAAGCAGGACTTTTCAAGCACTGGTATCAATCAAAAGTGGTGTACGGATATCACATATATCCACACATTAAAGGATGGTTGGACTTATTTGGCCTCCGTTATGGACTTCTATAGTAAAAAAATAATTGGTTGGGCATATGGAACTTCTATGACCGCTGAGCTGGCATTGAGAGCAGTTGAAAATGCCTGCATGAATACATCAAAGCCAACAGGAATTATTCTTCACAGTGATCTCGGAACTCAATATACAAGTGATCTGTTTGAAAAGTACCTTCTCAAGCATGGGATTCGGCATTCATTTAGCCGGAAGGGGTGTCCATACGACAATGCCTGTATTGAATCATTTCATTCACTGCTCAAGAAAGAAGAAGTCCATCAAAAAACATATATTGATTCAAAAGATGCATTTACTGCAATCTTTGAATATATAGAATCATGGTATAACCGTAAAAGAATTCACAGCAGTTTAAATTATCAGACACCTGATGCAGTTTATCAGGCTGCCATAGGCATGGTATAA
- a CDS encoding recombinase family protein codes for MDKLNTDTKYRASIYLRLSKEDGDKSESDSIGNQRDLIHHFLKDKPDIEVVSERIDDGYSGVNFDRPAVKKMIEDAENGVINCIVVKDLSRFGRNFVEVGKYIDQVFPALSIRVISINENFDSINGRSQSDNILLPFLSLINDAYLRDISIKVRSQLEIKRKKGDFIGSFAVYGYFKHPENRHKLVIDDYAADIVRDIFKWKIEGQSQQRIADKLNELDILSPMEYKKFCGMEYQTSFQTNAKAKWSAVAIGRILKNEFYVGTLVQGKRTTPNHKVKKTVTKPSDEWIRIENNHEPIITNEEFAIVNELLNSDTRVAPHKTEVYTFSGLLYCADCGNQLVRSSVCRNGKTYFYYMCGKNRITKKCTSHRISDTAITDGILVALRQHIANIVEMERILKYIDTLPYKSTNVKKLNVQIISKEDEVKRYEHLKTALFENLSDSILDKNEYLRLKYVYDEKQQSAELAITNLKQEIDKLIKNRTEETLWIEKFKLYQNIDTIDRKIAVNLINKITVYDDKRLEISFKYQYNFDLALSFIQSMEKEISPRNKVKEAV; via the coding sequence ATGGACAAATTAAATACAGATACAAAATATCGTGCAAGTATCTATCTCCGTCTTTCGAAAGAAGATGGGGATAAATCAGAAAGCGACAGTATCGGCAATCAAAGAGATTTGATTCATCATTTTCTAAAGGACAAGCCGGACATCGAGGTTGTTTCGGAACGAATTGATGATGGATACAGTGGTGTCAACTTTGACAGGCCGGCTGTAAAGAAAATGATTGAAGATGCAGAGAATGGTGTTATCAACTGCATTGTGGTAAAGGATTTATCACGCTTTGGTCGTAACTTTGTGGAAGTGGGAAAATACATAGATCAAGTGTTTCCTGCTTTGAGTATCAGAGTGATATCTATCAATGAAAACTTTGATAGTATCAATGGTCGAAGTCAAAGTGATAATATTTTACTGCCGTTTCTCAGTTTGATTAACGATGCTTACTTGCGTGATATTTCGATAAAGGTTCGGAGCCAGTTGGAAATCAAACGCAAAAAGGGCGATTTCATTGGCTCTTTTGCTGTTTATGGGTATTTTAAGCACCCCGAAAATAGACATAAACTTGTGATAGATGACTATGCTGCTGATATTGTCCGAGATATTTTCAAATGGAAAATCGAGGGGCAAAGTCAGCAGAGAATAGCCGACAAGCTGAATGAGCTTGATATTCTGTCCCCTATGGAATATAAAAAATTCTGTGGGATGGAATATCAAACAAGTTTCCAAACCAATGCAAAAGCAAAATGGTCGGCCGTGGCTATTGGGCGTATACTCAAAAATGAATTTTACGTGGGGACTTTGGTGCAAGGGAAACGCACGACCCCAAATCATAAGGTGAAAAAGACGGTAACGAAGCCAAGTGATGAATGGATAAGGATTGAAAATAATCATGAACCTATTATCACAAACGAGGAATTTGCCATTGTCAATGAACTCTTAAACAGTGATACAAGGGTTGCTCCACACAAAACAGAGGTTTATACCTTTTCGGGACTTCTCTACTGTGCAGATTGTGGCAATCAGCTTGTTCGCAGCAGTGTATGCAGGAATGGGAAAACCTATTTTTACTATATGTGTGGTAAAAATAGAATTACAAAGAAGTGTACTAGCCATCGCATCAGTGATACAGCCATTACCGATGGTATTTTGGTTGCGTTAAGACAACACATTGCAAATATTGTGGAGATGGAACGCATACTGAAATACATTGACACCCTTCCATATAAAAGTACCAATGTAAAGAAACTAAATGTTCAAATTATCAGCAAGGAAGATGAGGTAAAACGATATGAGCATTTAAAAACAGCACTTTTTGAAAATCTTTCTGACAGTATCCTGGATAAAAATGAGTATCTTCGTTTGAAGTATGTTTATGATGAAAAGCAACAATCCGCAGAATTGGCAATTACAAATTTAAAGCAAGAAATTGATAAACTGATAAAAAATCGTACCGAGGAAACCTTGTGGATAGAAAAATTCAAGCTCTACCAAAATATTGACACCATTGACCGAAAAATAGCGGTCAATCTCATTAACAAAATTACGGTTTATGACGATAAAAGGCTTGAAATCAGCTTTAAATACCAGTACAATTTTGACCTTGCTCTTTCTTTCATTCAAAGTATGGAAAAAGAAATATCGCCCCGAAATAAAGTGAAGGAGGCGGTATAA
- a CDS encoding recombinase family protein has protein sequence MARVSRKNKAQAILEPIEHVYNTAIYIRLSIEDSGTNSSETIETQQYMVEQFVNAQKDMKLYSLYQDNGFTGTNFQRPAFEQMMDDVRDRKIDCIVVKDLSRFGRNYIETGYYLEKIFPFLNVRFVAITDNYDTLKNSSSDDMVASLKNIVNSLVAKDISHKSATVLHQKQQNGEYIGAFAPYGYMKNPDKKNHLMIDPVTAPIVKEIFKWKIEGIGYILIARKLNEMGIPSPSVYNYQNSRYKAKKIPTGKATMWQGQMVKQIINNFTYTGNVTQGKTVESLCNGLPLTKKDKKQYIVVYGTHEAIIDEATFRRLGNTIDEVAKKRKANSEKYPFTENIFKGKVFCDECGQKMIRYKNAKKSAKTRYVFLCNQYAHNLQLSKCSKKCLGEPELINAILLSLRAQVELTFSLEDKLKKLKSTKKYIAKQKKIKTDLVNTEKLITKNLLLCTALFENYTDGTIQLVEYNRLKSDYLKQAEELEEAKNRLLKAQVLDGKILSPQNEWIKAFRGQKDTTVLSREFIELMIDKIIVSGYNDVEIVWKFADELAILTEFVGGAA, from the coding sequence ATGGCAAGAGTAAGCAGAAAAAACAAGGCTCAGGCGATCTTGGAACCAATAGAACACGTTTACAATACAGCAATTTATATCCGTCTTTCTATAGAGGATAGTGGCACAAACAGCAGTGAAACCATTGAAACACAGCAATATATGGTGGAGCAGTTTGTTAATGCTCAAAAGGATATGAAACTGTATTCACTTTACCAAGATAACGGTTTTACAGGCACAAACTTTCAAAGACCAGCCTTTGAGCAGATGATGGACGATGTGAGAGATCGAAAGATAGATTGTATCGTAGTAAAGGATTTATCCCGTTTTGGTAGAAACTACATTGAAACAGGCTATTATCTTGAAAAGATATTTCCGTTTTTAAATGTACGCTTTGTTGCTATCACCGATAATTATGATACCCTGAAAAATAGTAGCAGTGATGATATGGTTGCCTCCCTTAAAAATATCGTCAATAGCTTAGTAGCAAAGGATATATCTCATAAGTCGGCCACTGTTCTTCACCAGAAACAGCAAAATGGCGAATATATCGGAGCCTTTGCTCCCTATGGTTATATGAAAAATCCAGATAAGAAAAACCATTTAATGATTGATCCTGTAACAGCGCCTATCGTAAAGGAAATTTTCAAGTGGAAAATTGAAGGCATTGGTTATATTTTAATTGCAAGAAAACTAAATGAAATGGGTATTCCCTCGCCATCGGTATATAATTACCAAAACTCTAGATACAAGGCAAAGAAAATTCCAACGGGAAAAGCTACAATGTGGCAAGGACAAATGGTAAAGCAAATTATAAATAACTTTACTTATACAGGAAATGTGACGCAGGGAAAAACAGTGGAATCCCTTTGCAACGGGTTACCCCTTACCAAGAAAGATAAAAAACAGTATATAGTGGTGTATGGTACGCACGAGGCGATTATTGATGAAGCAACTTTTCGCAGATTAGGAAATACGATTGATGAGGTTGCCAAAAAGCGGAAGGCGAACAGCGAGAAATATCCTTTTACAGAAAATATTTTTAAAGGCAAGGTGTTTTGCGATGAGTGTGGGCAAAAAATGATACGCTATAAAAATGCAAAAAAATCTGCTAAGACACGCTATGTCTTTCTTTGTAATCAATACGCACACAATTTACAGCTATCTAAATGCAGCAAAAAATGCTTGGGTGAGCCAGAGCTTATCAATGCCATTCTTTTAAGTTTGAGAGCACAAGTAGAGTTGACTTTTTCATTGGAAGATAAATTGAAAAAGCTGAAAAGTACAAAAAAATACATAGCAAAACAGAAAAAAATCAAAACCGATTTAGTAAATACGGAAAAGCTGATTACTAAGAACTTGCTGTTATGTACAGCACTTTTTGAAAATTACACTGACGGGACCATACAACTAGTAGAGTACAATCGCTTGAAGTCCGATTATCTAAAACAGGCTGAGGAACTGGAAGAAGCCAAAAACAGATTGCTAAAAGCACAAGTTTTAGATGGAAAAATATTATCCCCACAAAATGAGTGGATCAAGGCTTTTAGAGGGCAAAAAGATACCACAGTATTAAGTCGTGAATTTATTGAGCTGATGATTGATAAAATCATTGTTAGTGGATATAACGATGTAGAAATTGTATGGAAATTCGCTGATGAATTAGCGATTCTCACTGAGTTTGTGGGAGGTGCTGCATAA
- a CDS encoding DUF6870 family protein yields MNGIDFEAMKKVDVRTVNRSTLKDINDVVVDIALPKEERLRSFIEQIGNPYCYKCGDLVVKVSFAENTSATLEDRLEHYLSTM; encoded by the coding sequence ATGAATGGTATTGATTTTGAAGCAATGAAAAAGGTAGATGTGAGAACCGTTAACCGTTCCACACTCAAAGATATTAACGATGTTGTTGTAGATATAGCACTTCCCAAAGAGGAACGACTTCGTAGCTTTATTGAGCAGATAGGCAACCCATATTGCTACAAATGTGGTGATTTGGTAGTAAAGGTATCTTTTGCCGAAAATACATCGGCAACTTTAGAGGATAGATTGGAGCATTACCTTTCGACAATGTGA
- a CDS encoding RNA polymerase sigma factor has product MPFYVTITNLQGEEIKVKVSVEIFELFEEERKEIARLRKEKERHAFDEDVESDIAGYLHSLRTTSLEERAMQRQELKSAVDVIKSCTPVQQRRFYLNRILGYSFTEIAAKEHCSERAVKYSVDTVIKKLEELKNSL; this is encoded by the coding sequence ATGCCATTTTATGTAACAATAACAAATTTGCAAGGCGAAGAAATTAAAGTTAAGGTTTCAGTTGAAATATTTGAACTTTTTGAAGAAGAACGAAAAGAGATTGCGCGTTTGCGCAAAGAGAAAGAAAGACACGCTTTTGATGAAGATGTGGAAAGTGATATTGCTGGATATTTACATAGCCTTCGCACAACATCCTTGGAAGAAAGAGCTATGCAAAGGCAAGAATTAAAATCCGCTGTTGATGTGATTAAAAGCTGCACACCTGTTCAGCAAAGAAGATTTTATCTCAATCGTATTTTAGGCTATTCCTTTACTGAAATTGCAGCAAAAGAACATTGCTCGGAAAGAGCAGTAAAGTATTCAGTTGATACTGTAATCAAAAAACTAGAGGAATTAAAAAATTCTTTATAA
- a CDS encoding copper amine oxidase N-terminal domain-containing protein, whose protein sequence is MIVLCGKKLEFDVEPTVINGRTMLPVRTIFEALGLGVGWDESTGTIIGTKDGLVITLQIDNKEAKVNDKAMMLDVPATVIDNRTVVPARFVAEATGADVDWDGSTRTFYIDTTIESNLNVFGGNVKNVEIKSVKSNIFSENDIESAINTVIAYFKAEFSGCTLTEIVYAGDDKQEFAYLASQYNADEVIVLVSSFDVDSSGGDGSLTPNSTYSDWKWILVRDRGGQWKHFDHGY, encoded by the coding sequence ATCATAGTATTATGTGGAAAAAAACTTGAGTTTGATGTAGAGCCTACAGTTATAAATGGAAGAACGATGTTACCTGTAAGAACAATTTTTGAAGCACTTGGGCTAGGTGTTGGATGGGACGAAAGTACAGGAACAATTATAGGTACTAAAGATGGTTTAGTTATCACACTACAAATAGATAATAAGGAAGCAAAAGTAAATGATAAAGCCATGATGCTAGATGTACCGGCAACAGTTATCGACAACAGAACTGTTGTTCCTGCAAGGTTCGTGGCTGAGGCGACAGGTGCAGATGTAGATTGGGACGGTTCAACTCGTACTTTCTATATAGATACGACAATAGAAAGTAATCTTAACGTTTTTGGTGGTAATGTAAAAAATGTAGAGATAAAATCAGTCAAATCAAATATCTTTTCCGAGAATGACATAGAGTCTGCCATCAATACCGTAATCGCATATTTTAAAGCAGAATTTTCGGGCTGTACGCTTACAGAAATAGTCTATGCTGGAGATGACAAACAAGAATTTGCATATCTAGCTTCTCAATATAATGCAGATGAGGTAATTGTTCTTGTGTCATCGTTTGATGTTGATTCTTCTGGAGGCGATGGCTCATTGACTCCCAATAGCACTTATTCAGACTGGAAATGGATATTGGTAAGAGATCGGGGTGGACAATGGAAGCATTTCGATCATGGCTATTAA
- a CDS encoding recombinase zinc beta ribbon domain-containing protein codes for MYVLTQANEKYMGDALMQKTYTVDFLTKKKVINKSIEPQYYIEDNHEAIIPKELYHRVQEEKARRGAIYRPASKKADAPSVKGKYSAKYVLSDIMVCAECGQPYRRQVWSKYGVKKAVWRCDNRLKHGSKRCKHSPTLKEDSLHEAIMTAINNVVEDQGEFVQAFRENVIRIIGNYSAQAEPTEYDEQIEQLQQGMMKLIEESAKTECADDTFDKKYRIIADEIKELRKKKTKVLQERHLAEAYEQRLQEMNSYTKKINYLKREFDDDLVRRLLQTIRVISECKIEIQFQSGIVIRQDVLCDD; via the coding sequence ATGTATGTCTTGACACAAGCTAACGAAAAATATATGGGTGATGCCCTGATGCAGAAAACCTATACAGTGGATTTTCTGACGAAGAAAAAAGTGATAAATAAAAGTATCGAACCGCAGTACTACATAGAGGATAACCATGAAGCGATTATCCCAAAGGAGTTGTACCACCGAGTACAAGAGGAAAAGGCACGAAGGGGTGCGATCTACCGACCTGCATCTAAAAAAGCAGATGCACCTTCTGTCAAAGGTAAGTACAGCGCCAAATATGTGCTGTCCGACATTATGGTATGTGCAGAATGCGGTCAGCCCTACCGCAGGCAGGTATGGTCGAAGTATGGTGTGAAAAAAGCCGTGTGGCGCTGTGACAACCGCCTCAAGCACGGTTCTAAGAGATGCAAGCATTCCCCCACCCTGAAAGAAGACAGCCTCCATGAAGCCATTATGACCGCAATTAATAACGTGGTAGAGGATCAGGGAGAATTTGTGCAGGCATTTCGAGAAAATGTCATCCGTATCATCGGAAACTACTCAGCACAGGCAGAGCCTACGGAATACGATGAGCAAATCGAACAGCTTCAACAGGGAATGATGAAACTTATCGAGGAAAGCGCCAAAACCGAGTGTGCAGATGATACATTTGATAAAAAATACCGCATTATCGCAGATGAAATCAAGGAGCTAAGGAAGAAAAAGACAAAGGTGCTTCAAGAACGACACCTGGCAGAAGCCTATGAACAGCGTCTGCAGGAGATGAATAGCTACACGAAAAAAATCAACTACTTAAAACGAGAGTTTGACGATGACCTTGTCCGCAGACTGCTTCAAACAATCCGAG